The sequence TTTGTATGTGGAGAGAAAGGATTGGCGGTATTTGACAGAACAACAAAGAAATTATATACAAAGGAATATAATCCGCTTTCTATTCCTCTTTTGAGTGAGAAATATAAATGGAAAAATCTAACAGAAATATATATAGACAAGAGAGATCGTTTTTGGATATTCGGATGGCCAGATAAACATGTAAAAACGGTTTATGAATACAACGGTACATCACTTTCAGATACTGCCGGTTTAAATTCAAATTTTCAATACGAAGAACTCAGGTATTTTTTTGAAAGTAAAAAAGGAAGTCTATGGATGTATGGAGCCAATGCGCTATACAGTTACAATCAAAGACTCAATAAATTCAACTATTATAAAAGTGAATTTGGAAGTAGCATTGGTATTCAATATGAGAATATCAATGACATGACAGAAGATAGAGACGGAAATATATGGATTGCCAGCGACAACGGTATCTATATGACCAGTGATCAGAGTAGTCAGGGCAATGTAGTGAATTTTATTTTTAGCGAAACCAAGGGTGGAATTGAGATTACAGACATTTTAGAACTGGCATCAGGGGGCTACTGGCTTAGTACATGGGGATCGGGCTTACTTACCCTGAACAAGGAATTAATGAGCTATAAGAATGACCTATTGGAAAAAATGCCCTCGGGATTAAGTGAAGCCGACAAAATTCATTACAAACAAATTTGGAGTCTTCACCAACGAAAGAATGGTGAAATATGGTTAGGCTGTCAGTTTAGCAAATACATGATTTACGACACAGTTACCCGCAAAATGCAATTTCATACCGTAAAGGAATTAAATGGTTCTACCATTCGCTTTATTACCGAAGACAATGATGGGAATATTTGGATGAGCAGTCAAAGGGGGGACATCATAAAATATAATGGAAAGCAATTTGAAAAAGTTCAGCAAATAGGAACCATTGTTCGAAAATTATTCTTTGATAATGAAGGTTTACTATGGGTTACCTCTTTAAATCAAGGATTGTACTGCTTTACCAAAGACGGGAAAAAGCTAATTCATCATTATACTGTTTCAGACAAGTCAAATCCTCTTTTTCAAAAAGGCGGTGATGATATTGACCAATTAAACGATAGTACTATTGTGTATGCAGCAGGTGCGCTTAATTTTATACATAAAAAATCAAAAAAAGTTACTTGGCTAACTGTTGACGAAGGTCTTCCTGCTAATTCAGTTTTAAGAATTAGAAAAGACCATAAAGGTAATCTTTGGATGATAACCAGAAACGGACTTTGCAGATACAATCCAATCAATGGGATAATAACTCCCTATGAGAAAAAAGATGGTATTGTTATTGCTAACCTAACCACAGAAGCTGATTTTCTTACAAAAGACAATAATATTCTTTTTGCGGGATCAAATGGACTTATCTATTTTTCTCCTTCTGCTTTTAGTAATAATGCTTTACCCCCCGATGTAGCCATAACCGATTTCAAGCTTTTTAACCATTATATTCCAGTAGACTCTTTACAACTATTGCCTAAAGTAGCATTGAATGCAGATCAGAACAGTTTTGCCATTAGTTTTTCATCGTTAAGCTTTTTACTAAGAGACAAACTCACTTATTATTATAAGATGGAAGGGCTAGACGAGGGTTGGATTAAAGCAGATAGAAACAATACAGTTAACTACTCTTTTTTAAGACCGGGGAACTATACGTTTAAAATATATTGTGAAGACAATGAGGGGAATCGATCAAAAAATATCAGTTCCATGCAACTCTTTATCCGACCTCCGTTTTGGAGAACAGGATGGTTCATCAGCAGTTTACTCACCCTAATAACATTAATTGCCTATACAATGCATCGGTTACGACTGAACAAGTTGATTGAGGTTGAAAATATTAGAACTAGGGTTGCGAGAGACTTGCACGACGATATGGGAAGTACGTTAAGTACCATTAATATTTTGAGTTCCATGGCTAAAGCAAGAATTAGTGATTCGCTCAAAACAGGTGAATACCTGAATAAAATTTCTGATAATAGTCAAAGAATGATGGAGGCAATGGATGACATTGTATGGAGCATTAAGCCTAGCAATGATA is a genomic window of Sediminibacterium sp. TEGAF015 containing:
- a CDS encoding ligand-binding sensor domain-containing protein is translated as MKKLFLYLLLCCFSTTIQSQREGYAFLKISKEDGLGLASNVAYTIYQDKQGFIWVGTANGLQRFDGNRFISYGISKAEKNDLPIADLHQIIPVGKQQLLLNYGSQGKIGLFNHASLEYIHIPIESKTPIPAKNSMRLQLDSKENVFLNIYGIGLFKYDKKVKKFFPEKEILFPTGWYPNQHFAEYKKKNQIWFVCGEKGLAVFDRTTKKLYTKEYNPLSIPLLSEKYKWKNLTEIYIDKRDRFWIFGWPDKHVKTVYEYNGTSLSDTAGLNSNFQYEELRYFFESKKGSLWMYGANALYSYNQRLNKFNYYKSEFGSSIGIQYENINDMTEDRDGNIWIASDNGIYMTSDQSSQGNVVNFIFSETKGGIEITDILELASGGYWLSTWGSGLLTLNKELMSYKNDLLEKMPSGLSEADKIHYKQIWSLHQRKNGEIWLGCQFSKYMIYDTVTRKMQFHTVKELNGSTIRFITEDNDGNIWMSSQRGDIIKYNGKQFEKVQQIGTIVRKLFFDNEGLLWVTSLNQGLYCFTKDGKKLIHHYTVSDKSNPLFQKGGDDIDQLNDSTIVYAAGALNFIHKKSKKVTWLTVDEGLPANSVLRIRKDHKGNLWMITRNGLCRYNPINGIITPYEKKDGIVIANLTTEADFLTKDNNILFAGSNGLIYFSPSAFSNNALPPDVAITDFKLFNHYIPVDSLQLLPKVALNADQNSFAISFSSLSFLLRDKLTYYYKMEGLDEGWIKADRNNTVNYSFLRPGNYTFKIYCEDNEGNRSKNISSMQLFIRPPFWRTGWFISSLLTLITLIAYTMHRLRLNKLIEVENIRTRVARDLHDDMGSTLSTINILSSMAKARISDSLKTGEYLNKISDNSQRMMEAMDDIVWSIKPSNDSMQKILARMREFAINVCEAKDIMLEFQSSEEVNDVKLNMEARRDFFLIFKEAVNNAAKYANCSKIKIVASVTGKRLSLLIADDGKGFNVQEADNGNGMGNMRKRADALNGKIQINSVINTGTTIQLDIPVQ